A window from Thunnus albacares chromosome 19, fThuAlb1.1, whole genome shotgun sequence encodes these proteins:
- the LOC122969533 gene encoding asialoglycoprotein receptor 1-like isoform X3 — MPETEVLYSDVKFTKKKGDTTETASSSIEATYSEVKISKTQPSTELPECSTASQQAVSNGGSKVKSLKVALVILCVLLAVVVIALCYVYYDHMQTKEMYQTLTAKYKDLKKNVTDHDHMQIKKKYQSLEEMYQTLTAKYIDLEKNFTETLKFTQNMVPPSCPQSPEIKPNDSCSKCDKGWLQCGGKCYYFSTTNSSWEESRRYCQSHGGDLVKIDSRAEQIFLTKELSDKMNYHEDKFWIGLTDSKEEGEWFWVDDSPLSTSWSFWRKGEPDNWEGENPEGEHCVRMGEKGRPAELNCWSDKSCDVPQRSICEKQAEKGFSRVMCF, encoded by the exons aAACCGCTTCCTCATCGATTGAAGCCACTTACTCTGAAGTCAAGATCTCGAAAACTCAGCCATCCACCGAGCTGCCTG AATGTTCAACAGCTTCCCAACAAGCGGTGTCAAATggagggtcaaaggtcaaatcaCTGAAAGTTGCCCTGGTGATTCTCTGTGTTCTCTTGGCAGTTGTGGTCATCGCTCTTTGTTATGTCT ATTATGATCACATGCAAACCAAGGAAATGTACCAAACATTGACAGCCAAGTATAAAGATCTGAAGAAAAATGTCACAG atcaTGATCACATGCAAATCAAGAAAAAGTACCAATCACTGGAAGAAATGTACCAAACACTGACAGCCAAGTATATAGATCTGGAGAAAAATTTCACAG AGACACTGAAATTCACTCAAAACATGGTGCCACCTTCCTGCCCACAATCTCCTGAAATAAAACCAA ATGATTCATGCTCGAAATGTGACAAAGGCTGGCTGCAATGTGGAGGGAAGTGCTATTATTTCTCCACCACAAATTCATCCTGGGAAGAGAGCAGACGTTACTGCCAAAGTCACGGAGGAGACCTGGTGAAGATAGACAGCAGGGCTGAGCAG ATATTCTTGACAAAGGAACTGAGTGACAAAATGAACTATCATGAGGACAAGTTCTGGATCGGACTGACAGACTCAAAGGAAGAGGGCGAATGGTTTTGGGTGGACGACTCACCACTGAGCACAAG TTGGTCTTTCTGGCGAAAAGGTGAGCCGGACAATTGGGAAGGGGAAAATCCTGAAGGAGAGCACTGTGTGAGGatgggagagaaaggaagacCTGCAGAGCTGAACTGTTGGTCTGATAAATCCTGTGACGTGCCTCAAAGAAGTATTTGTgagaaacaagcagaaaaagGATTTAGTAGGGTTATGTGTTTCTGA
- the LOC122969533 gene encoding CD209 antigen-like protein E isoform X5 produces the protein MPETEVLYSDVKFTKKKGDTTETASSSIEATYSEVKISKTQPSTELPECSTASQQAVSNGGSKVKSLKVALVILCVLLAVVVIALCYVYYDHMQTKEMYQTLTAKYKDLKKNVTDHDHMQIKKKYQSLEEMYQTLTAKYIDLEKNFTDDSCSKCDKGWLQCGGKCYYFSTTNSSWEESRRYCQSHGGDLVKIDSRAEQIFLTKELSDKMNYHEDKFWIGLTDSKEEGEWFWVDDSPLSTSWSFWRKGEPDNWEGENPEGEHCVRMGEKGRPAELNCWSDKSCDVPQRSICEKQAEKGFSRVMCF, from the exons aAACCGCTTCCTCATCGATTGAAGCCACTTACTCTGAAGTCAAGATCTCGAAAACTCAGCCATCCACCGAGCTGCCTG AATGTTCAACAGCTTCCCAACAAGCGGTGTCAAATggagggtcaaaggtcaaatcaCTGAAAGTTGCCCTGGTGATTCTCTGTGTTCTCTTGGCAGTTGTGGTCATCGCTCTTTGTTATGTCT ATTATGATCACATGCAAACCAAGGAAATGTACCAAACATTGACAGCCAAGTATAAAGATCTGAAGAAAAATGTCACAG atcaTGATCACATGCAAATCAAGAAAAAGTACCAATCACTGGAAGAAATGTACCAAACACTGACAGCCAAGTATATAGATCTGGAGAAAAATTTCACAG ATGATTCATGCTCGAAATGTGACAAAGGCTGGCTGCAATGTGGAGGGAAGTGCTATTATTTCTCCACCACAAATTCATCCTGGGAAGAGAGCAGACGTTACTGCCAAAGTCACGGAGGAGACCTGGTGAAGATAGACAGCAGGGCTGAGCAG ATATTCTTGACAAAGGAACTGAGTGACAAAATGAACTATCATGAGGACAAGTTCTGGATCGGACTGACAGACTCAAAGGAAGAGGGCGAATGGTTTTGGGTGGACGACTCACCACTGAGCACAAG TTGGTCTTTCTGGCGAAAAGGTGAGCCGGACAATTGGGAAGGGGAAAATCCTGAAGGAGAGCACTGTGTGAGGatgggagagaaaggaagacCTGCAGAGCTGAACTGTTGGTCTGATAAATCCTGTGACGTGCCTCAAAGAAGTATTTGTgagaaacaagcagaaaaagGATTTAGTAGGGTTATGTGTTTCTGA
- the LOC122969533 gene encoding asialoglycoprotein receptor 1-like isoform X2, with amino-acid sequence MPETEVLYSDVKFTKKKGDTTETASSSIEATYSEVKISKTQPSTELPECSTASQQAVSNGGSKVKSLKVALVILCVLLAVVVIALCYVYYDHMQTKEMYQTLTAKYKDLKKNVTDHDHMQIKKKYQSLEEMYQTLTAKYIDLEKNFTEETLKFTQNMVPPSCPQSPEIKPNDSCSKCDKGWLQCGGKCYYFSTTNSSWEESRRYCQSHGGDLVKIDSRAEQIFLTKELSDKMNYHEDKFWIGLTDSKEEGEWFWVDDSPLSTSWSFWRKGEPDNWEGENPEGEHCVRMGEKGRPAELNCWSDKSCDVPQRSICEKQAEKGFSRVMCF; translated from the exons aAACCGCTTCCTCATCGATTGAAGCCACTTACTCTGAAGTCAAGATCTCGAAAACTCAGCCATCCACCGAGCTGCCTG AATGTTCAACAGCTTCCCAACAAGCGGTGTCAAATggagggtcaaaggtcaaatcaCTGAAAGTTGCCCTGGTGATTCTCTGTGTTCTCTTGGCAGTTGTGGTCATCGCTCTTTGTTATGTCT ATTATGATCACATGCAAACCAAGGAAATGTACCAAACATTGACAGCCAAGTATAAAGATCTGAAGAAAAATGTCACAG atcaTGATCACATGCAAATCAAGAAAAAGTACCAATCACTGGAAGAAATGTACCAAACACTGACAGCCAAGTATATAGATCTGGAGAAAAATTTCACAG AAGAGACACTGAAATTCACTCAAAACATGGTGCCACCTTCCTGCCCACAATCTCCTGAAATAAAACCAA ATGATTCATGCTCGAAATGTGACAAAGGCTGGCTGCAATGTGGAGGGAAGTGCTATTATTTCTCCACCACAAATTCATCCTGGGAAGAGAGCAGACGTTACTGCCAAAGTCACGGAGGAGACCTGGTGAAGATAGACAGCAGGGCTGAGCAG ATATTCTTGACAAAGGAACTGAGTGACAAAATGAACTATCATGAGGACAAGTTCTGGATCGGACTGACAGACTCAAAGGAAGAGGGCGAATGGTTTTGGGTGGACGACTCACCACTGAGCACAAG TTGGTCTTTCTGGCGAAAAGGTGAGCCGGACAATTGGGAAGGGGAAAATCCTGAAGGAGAGCACTGTGTGAGGatgggagagaaaggaagacCTGCAGAGCTGAACTGTTGGTCTGATAAATCCTGTGACGTGCCTCAAAGAAGTATTTGTgagaaacaagcagaaaaagGATTTAGTAGGGTTATGTGTTTCTGA